From Deinococcus aquaticus, one genomic window encodes:
- the mutY gene encoding A/G-specific adenine glycosylase encodes MASPASAPPAAALDPADLSAVRAALLAWFGRTARTLPWRGGQEGARDPYRVWVAEILLQQTQVARGTVYYDRFLTAFPTVQDLAAAPQEAVLKAWEGCGYYARARNLHRAAQQVAQDGFPHSYDGWLALPGVGPYTAAAVSSLALNEARAVNDGNVRRVLARLHAEPQPTPAWVQARADALLDSARPGAWNEAVMDLGATVCTPAAPRCGACPLQPWCAAFASGAPAAYPAPKVRAAVRDVPVVAVLIGTPQQAVLERRVGALLGGLMGLPAEPLASGETPQAALERLCARLPAHPGAFLGSLTHVMTHRRVTLHLYAAQADLPRHLVAQEALSRLDQKALALAAQPALL; translated from the coding sequence ATTGCATCCCCCGCCTCCGCGCCGCCCGCCGCTGCCCTGGACCCGGCTGATCTGTCCGCGGTGCGTGCAGCGCTGCTGGCGTGGTTTGGGCGCACGGCCCGCACCCTGCCCTGGCGCGGCGGTCAGGAAGGTGCGCGGGACCCGTACCGCGTGTGGGTCGCGGAAATCCTGCTTCAGCAGACGCAGGTGGCGCGCGGAACGGTCTACTATGACCGTTTTCTGACAGCCTTCCCGACCGTGCAGGATCTCGCGGCCGCGCCGCAGGAAGCGGTGCTGAAAGCCTGGGAGGGCTGCGGGTACTACGCCCGCGCCCGGAACCTGCACCGCGCCGCGCAGCAGGTCGCGCAGGATGGCTTTCCCCACTCGTACGACGGGTGGCTGGCCCTGCCGGGCGTGGGACCGTACACGGCGGCGGCCGTCAGCAGCCTCGCCCTGAACGAGGCCCGCGCCGTGAACGACGGCAACGTGCGCCGCGTCCTGGCCCGCCTGCACGCCGAACCCCAGCCCACGCCCGCCTGGGTGCAGGCCCGCGCGGACGCGCTGCTGGACTCGGCGCGGCCCGGCGCGTGGAACGAGGCCGTCATGGACCTGGGCGCGACCGTCTGCACGCCCGCCGCCCCCCGCTGCGGCGCGTGCCCGCTGCAACCGTGGTGCGCAGCGTTCGCGTCCGGGGCGCCCGCCGCCTACCCCGCCCCGAAGGTGCGCGCCGCCGTGCGGGACGTGCCGGTGGTGGCCGTGCTGATCGGCACGCCGCAGCAGGCGGTGCTGGAACGCCGCGTGGGCGCGCTGCTGGGCGGCCTGATGGGCCTGCCCGCCGAACCGCTCGCCAGCGGCGAGACCCCGCAGGCGGCCCTGGAGCGGCTGTGCGCGCGTCTGCCTGCCCACCCCGGGGCGTTCCTGGGCAGCCTGACTCACGTCATGACGCACCGCCGCGTCACGCTGCACCTGTACGCCGCGCAGGCTGACCTGCCGCGCCACTTGGTTGCACAGGAGGCCCTGTCGCGGCTGGATCAGAAGGCGCTGGCCCTGGCCGCGCAGCCCGCGCTGCTGTGA
- a CDS encoding isoprenyl transferase encodes MSREPLKVAVQSIQKTRNAARGALLWGYEQRLAREVTAHGHLPRHLGLILDGNRRFARASGIQREMGHSFGADKAHEVLQWCLELGIPAATIWVLSTDNASRDPAELAHILGLLEKEARNLATDPRIHANRVRVRAIGQHDGFPPQVLAALKDLEEKTAHYDGMRLNIAVGYGGREEIVDAVKRHLNAEEQGGRTLAQAAADLTPEHISAHLYAADIPDPDFIIRTSGEIRLSGFMLWQSVYSEYYFCDVYWPGFRRVDFLRALRDFQGRDRRFGR; translated from the coding sequence ATGTCGCGTGAGCCGCTCAAAGTCGCCGTTCAGTCCATTCAGAAAACGCGGAATGCGGCCCGCGGCGCCCTGCTGTGGGGCTACGAGCAGCGTCTGGCACGCGAGGTCACGGCCCACGGTCACCTGCCCCGCCACCTGGGCCTGATCCTCGACGGGAACCGCCGCTTCGCCCGCGCCAGCGGCATCCAGCGTGAAATGGGCCACTCGTTCGGAGCGGACAAGGCCCACGAGGTCCTGCAGTGGTGCCTGGAACTCGGGATTCCCGCCGCGACCATCTGGGTGCTGTCCACCGACAACGCCAGCCGCGACCCGGCCGAACTGGCGCACATCCTGGGCCTGCTGGAAAAGGAAGCCCGGAACCTCGCCACCGATCCCCGCATTCACGCCAACCGCGTGCGCGTGCGCGCCATCGGGCAGCACGACGGCTTCCCGCCGCAGGTGCTGGCCGCCCTGAAGGACCTGGAAGAGAAAACCGCGCACTACGACGGCATGCGCCTGAACATCGCCGTCGGCTACGGTGGCCGCGAGGAGATCGTGGACGCCGTCAAACGCCACCTGAACGCCGAGGAGCAGGGCGGCCGCACCCTCGCGCAGGCCGCCGCCGACCTGACTCCTGAGCACATCAGCGCGCACCTGTACGCCGCCGACATCCCGGACCCCGATTTCATCATCCGGACCAGCGGCGAGATCCGCCTGTCCGGGTTCATGCTGTGGCAGAGCGTGTACTCCGAGTACTACTTCTGCGACGTGTACTGGCCCGGCTTCCGCCGCGTGGACTTCCTGCGCGCCCTGCGTGACTTCCAGGGCCGCGACCGCCGCTTCGGCCGGTAG